One genomic segment of Oenanthe melanoleuca isolate GR-GAL-2019-014 chromosome 5, OMel1.0, whole genome shotgun sequence includes these proteins:
- the ANKRD9 gene encoding ankyrin repeat domain-containing protein 9 codes for MGGRGAGAAANRRWPDSSPVLTDLHRPGGGAIKGPRGGARRSRLPPLHCGGHGTGGTAGPAGGAGRWWQAAPGGARPHAMPWSVRWVGGCGAQSQKQCKKSSFAFYQAVRDLLPVWFLEDMRTMEAFHWEDGGKVSVYSPSEALLYALVHDHQPYARHLLTKFPQSALAVPSQSFSCCQSAPHLAMAVRYNRVRVLFRILKAIQALPPGDRAAHLDRQGCSRVEGGKTALHLACELVRPECLLLLLGHGASPCLQDSAGNTPLDTLLQQISHLPAANMRAKLLCLDCLFFFVPQDLKFAMKQQLLDNRQQWQDLLGENRFQCLVGLVPPSLFVRAMRVLIRTIAPEHFPEALDNLPLPHFLKPLDLKLES; via the exons ATGGGCGGCCGGGGCGCCGGGGCGGCGGCCAATCGGCGCTGGCCGGACAGTTCCCCGGTCCTGACCGACCTTCACCGCCCGGGCGGGGGGGCGATAAAAGGGCCCCGCGGCGGCGCGCGGCGCTCCCGCCTCCCGCCCCTCCACTGCGGCGGACACGGCACGGGCGGCACCGCGGGACCGGCGGGAG GTGCGGGCCGATGGTGGCAGGCAGCCCCCGGCGGAGCCCGGCCGCACGCCATGCCCTGGAGCGTCCGCTGGGTCGGCGGCTGCGGCGCCCAGTCCCAGAAGCAGTGCAAGAAATCCTCCTTCGCCTTCTACCAGGCGGTGAGGGACCTGCTGCCCGTCTGGTTCCTGGAGGACATGCGGACCATGGAGGCCTTCCACTGGGAGGATGGGGGCAAGGTGAGCGTGTACTCGCCCTCGGAGGCGCTGCTGTACGCGCTGGTGCACGACCACCAGCCCTACGCCCGGCACCTGCTCACTAAGTTCCCGCAGAGcgccctggctgtgcccagccaaagcttcagctgctgccagtccGCCCCGCACCTGGCCATGGCCGTCCGCTACAACCGCGTCCGGGTGCTCTTCCGGATCCTCAAGGCCATCCAAGCCTTGCCCCCGGGTGACAGAGCCGCGCACCTGGACCGCCAGGGCTGCAGCCGCGTGGAGGGCGGCAAGACAGCCTTGCACCTGGCCTGCGAACTGGTGCGGCCCgagtgcctgctgctgctgctggggcacgGCGCGTCCCCCTGCCTGCAGGACAGTGCTGGCAACACCCCCCTCGacactctgctgcagcagatcTCCCACTTGCCCGCAGCCAACATGCGTGCCAAGCTCCTCTGCCTCGACTGCCTCTTCTTCTTCGTGCCTCAGGACCTCAAGTTTGCAATGAAACAGCAACTGTTGGACAACCGGCAGCAGTGGCAGGACCTCCTGGGGGAGAACAGGTTCCAGTGCCTGGTGGGCTTAGTGCCTCCATCGCTGTTTGTCAGAGCCATGCGTGTCTTGATCAGGACCATTGCACCTGAGCACTTCCCAGAGGCTCTGGATAATCTGCCTCTGCCTCATTTTCTAAAGCCTTTGGACTTGAAACTGGAGAGCTAG